In Enoplosus armatus isolate fEnoArm2 chromosome 16, fEnoArm2.hap1, whole genome shotgun sequence, the genomic window agctgtttgaagaaaaacactgaaactatatatttgtgacctgctTTTCATAGGATATAtagacaataacaaaaaacgTTGAATGCCGCAGCTTTATccttaaacagtaaaatattgaaatagtgaaaatgccAACCTTTCAGCAAGACTTTATGCCAAGGAAAGGAGATCATACACCCAGTGAAGCCACTGTCCAATGCCTCTTACAGATGCAGTTATCTACTATGACTGGTTTGTCCCTGAAGAAGAGAGGCATGACTCAGCTCTGAAGAGAAACAAGGAAGCTCTGGCCACTGAACTCAAGCTCTGGGAGGGTTACCTGCAGAAGGTAgtttatgtacagtacacacacaaaaaaccaAACTCAACATGCAGTGCTCACTCACACTGTACTTTTAACCTCTTTCTTTCAAGCTGGGCTCAGACTCTCACCTGGCAGGACCGTCCTTCTCTCTGGCAGACGTGACCGTTTTTCCAACCATTGCTACTCTTTTCAGATTTGGGTGAGTGGGAGAAAGCTGTTGCATTTTCTCACACTTTTTTGTCACACTGACAAAATAAGTGGTGATCTGTAGATGCATGGCTTGACGTCGCAGTTCAGTTGTCTCCTACTTTATGTTCCCCAGGTTGTCTGCTGAGCATTACCCTAAACTGGGAGAGTATTACGCTCTGCTGAAGGAACGGCCCAGCATCAAAGCCAGCTGGCCTCCTCACTGGCTGGAGAACCTACAGGGACAAGACACactcaaagacatctgagatgcacacacactcacacagtcacgTCTACCTGTAATGCTTTGGtctggtgtttttaaaaatgcttttgcttttgtttaataTAGTTTCAGCTCACAGTTGTCAAATCTGATACAgctcttattttattttgtcaatctaacttttatatttagttataaaatgtttgaaagagTCATGTTGTCAAATATTTGACAGTTGATAAACACAGGCTATGTTATGTTTGCAGGGTAACAGGCAAAATGTCACATGGTGATATTGTTGACATTGTGTGCATACATGGCATGTATCAATCTCTGTTGACTAATGCATGTACAAGTAACAGCAGTTTTCAATGCATTTTGAGTCGTCCTATGAAGTCAGTTA contains:
- the LOC139299468 gene encoding glutathione S-transferase A-like; translation: MAQDMTLLWGSGSPPCWRVMIALEEKNLQGYNQKLLSFEKMEHKSQEVLDINPRGQLPSFKHGDVIVNESYAACFYLESQFKSQGNNLIPGSPAEQALMYQRMFEGLTFYEKLNAVIYYDWFVPEEERHDSALKRNKEALATELKLWEGYLQKLGSDSHLAGPSFSLADVTVFPTIATLFRFGLSAEHYPKLGEYYALLKERPSIKASWPPHWLENLQGQDTLKDI